Proteins encoded in a region of the Procambarus clarkii isolate CNS0578487 chromosome 42, FALCON_Pclarkii_2.0, whole genome shotgun sequence genome:
- the LOC138373383 gene encoding uncharacterized protein yields the protein MDLPSTSNDRSSDFDSMLYIPDVPKITTDNNNEFHRRIAVMTREHLEREYQKARAAMIQRNEYLKRLLNVEEPNSIKVTNKKQKKDNIQDVSHINSKQRPAAPQSDGNLLLFS from the exons atggatctacctagtacatcaaatg atagatcatcggattttgacagtatgctgtacataccagatgttccaaaaataactacagacaacaataatg aatttcaccggagaatagcagtgatgactagagaacatcttgaacgtgagtaccagaaagcacgtgctgcaatgatacaaagaaatgagtacttgaagagactcttaaacgtggaggaaccaaactcaataaaggtgacaaacaagaaacagaaaaaagataacatacaggatgtatcacacattaattcaaaacaaagaccagctgcaccccaatctgatggtaatcttctattattttcttaa
- the LOC138373608 gene encoding uncharacterized protein isoform X1 — protein MQHFLMPFHHRLYWKNGFYEPLDPTQTVCPEGNIFHWKPVVPAQPPNSCPNCTDCKFKISSSSNLCIFITIMGRYDLYTPIYTCHCGYEHQQLGKTMYKSGFYSSLGKSSTFYSTSLLESWHHIKRNCPGTSFRALVTALESFGASRGRIGPINYITSKRVFFEWRFQQYELRKIRGEADNECPACDKTPLAVHIDGNKKLYRYNKVGRGIRNPYYSDSIFSKDEDVQAHVGTIQSLKTKKEQKNSQRVQSFGTIEKLMDWLVH, from the exons atgcaacattttctcatgcctttccaccacagattatattggaaaaatggcttttatgagccattagacccgacacaaactgtgtgccctgaaggaaatatctttcactgga aacctgttgtaccagcccaaccaccaaattcttgccccaactgcacagattgcaagtttaaaatttcaagctccagcaatctctgcatcttcatcactataatgg gaaggtatgacctctatactccaatctatacatgccactgtggatatgagcatcaacaactaggcaagaccatgtacaagtctggtttctattcatcattaggaaagagcagcacattctacagcaccagtctgcttgaatcatggcaccatataaaaagaaattgtcctggaacatcatttcgggcattagtcactgcactggaatcctttggtgcttctcgtgggcgt attggacccattaattatataacttcgaagagagtgttcttcgaatggcgattccagcaatatgagctgagaaaaattagaggagaagctgacaatgagtgtcctgcttgtgataaaacccctttagcagtacatattgatggcaacaagaagctgtatcgttacaacaaagttgggag aggtatcagaaacccctattattctgatagtatcttcagcaaagatgaagatgttcaagctcatgttggcactattcagagcttgaaaactaag aaagaacagaagaactcacagagggtgcagtcttttggaaccatcgaaaaattgatggactggctcgtgcattag
- the LOC138373608 gene encoding uncharacterized protein isoform X2 → MICKELELNTGTTSKNIKYSIEAVADSIRHRKNLIATDAASSKMRSSLRHRNECDRKKLQGFIKIYNSENSEILSEKDAIEGILPWHNLLPHHSQNVSLAQKKKAVEDVELQKRSREEQQHTVQEMLHYLAYYKNKREILTEHTEELLCGIFPSYLSKDPNKYTIEEKHLSTKNKSGILALLKQGQKMCSDKLSDAKRLFGYQEEDVDVSEPYLELCDSEDDDDEDEDLLLNS, encoded by the exons atgatttgtaaggagttagagttaaacactggaacaacctcgaagaacataaaatattctatcgaggcagttgcagactctatcaggcatcgcaaaaatctgattgccactgatgcag catccagtaaaatgcgctcttccctccggcacagaaatgagtgtgataggaaaaagcttcaaggcttcataaaaatctacaatagtgaaaactctgaaattctcagtgaaaaggatgcaatagaaggtatcctgccatggcacaatttattgcctcatcatagccaaaatg tgtcccttgctcaaaaaaagaaggcagtagaagatgtggagcttcagaagagatccagagaagagcaacaacacactgttcaagaaatgctgcattatctcgcatattacaagaataagagagagattttaaccgaacatactgaagagttgttatgtggaatttttccttcatatctaagcaag gatcctaacaagtacactattgaagagaagcacctatcaaccaaaaataagagtggaatcttggctcttttgaagcaagggcaaaagatgtgttctgacaagctgagtgatgcaaagcgtttatttggataccaggaagaggatgttgatgtttccgagccctacctggagctttgtgacagtgaagatgatgatgatgaagatgaagatttactactaaactcatga